A genome region from Methanobacterium bryantii includes the following:
- a CDS encoding HD domain-containing protein, with the protein MDSKIIRQTEKFVQSKLQGESSGHDWWHVYRVWKNSVYIAEEENADLLVTQLAALLHDIADWKFHGGNENIGLHVAREWLEKLNVEKDIISHIIEIIKDISFKGAGVKTPMKTIEGMIVQDADRLDAIGAIGIGRAFAYGGYKGREMYNPDIKPVMHESFKQYKNNKGPTINHFYEKLLLLKDLMNTETAREIAENRHKFMEQFLDRFLEEWEEHDNIEK; encoded by the coding sequence ATGGATTCAAAAATTATCAGACAAACCGAGAAATTTGTGCAGAGTAAATTACAGGGCGAAAGTTCTGGACATGACTGGTGGCATGTTTACCGTGTTTGGAAAAATTCAGTCTATATCGCTGAAGAAGAAAATGCTGATCTGTTGGTGACCCAGCTTGCAGCTTTACTCCACGACATAGCAGACTGGAAGTTCCACGGCGGAAATGAAAATATTGGTCTCCATGTTGCACGAGAATGGCTTGAAAAGTTGAATGTTGAAAAGGATATAATTTCACATATAATTGAGATTATTAAAGATATATCTTTTAAGGGCGCTGGAGTTAAAACACCCATGAAAACCATTGAAGGGATGATTGTCCAGGATGCAGATAGACTAGATGCTATTGGAGCTATTGGTATAGGGAGAGCATTCGCTTATGGTGGCTATAAAGGGCGCGAAATGTATAATCCTGATATTAAACCTGTAATGCATGAATCATTCAAGCAGTACAAAAACAATAAGGGGCCTACTATAAATCATTTTTATGAAAAATTACTGCTTTTAAAGGATTTAATGAATACTGAAACTGCCAGAGAGATTGCAGAAAATAGACATAAATTTATGGAACAATTTCTAGATAGATTCCTTGAAGAATGGGAAGAACATGATAATATAGAAAAGTAA
- a CDS encoding ABC transporter permease — translation MDLYKLAFNNIRRKKLRSALTALGIIIGAATIVVLLGITAGATSAVQEQTDQYMYDVVIAPASSSGTYLMDSQTVSKVEKMSDLYGLREVTIFSENINGTRVNFEGVNDWRQVKLINGTQGVVINKATADKFGLGIGDKIKAKDQQLTITGISKEEQAIYVYLNQDIAQKVTGNKVSAIYARSHVSPNATVDEIENQVDGVSVLTKSEKVAEIQKQTSQALLFIGIIACIALVVGIISVVNTMMMSVMERTRELGVLKAIGFTNWELKGSILFESGLLGFLGAILGVILGIIGIVVFANMLDFTDYIPQMMPVWLIGGVIVGSTLLCILAGLYPAMRASKLNVVEALRHE, via the coding sequence ATGGATCTTTATAAATTGGCGTTTAATAATATTCGCAGAAAAAAGCTTAGGAGCGCATTAACCGCTCTGGGGATAATTATTGGAGCTGCAACAATTGTTGTACTCCTTGGAATAACTGCAGGAGCAACTTCGGCAGTCCAGGAGCAGACAGACCAATATATGTACGATGTGGTAATAGCCCCTGCATCAAGTAGTGGAACTTATTTAATGGATTCTCAAACGGTTTCGAAGGTAGAGAAAATGTCGGACCTCTATGGGTTGAGGGAAGTAACCATCTTTTCGGAAAATATCAATGGAACTAGAGTAAACTTCGAAGGGGTAAATGACTGGAGACAGGTTAAATTAATAAATGGAACGCAGGGAGTGGTAATTAATAAAGCTACTGCAGATAAATTTGGCCTTGGTATTGGGGATAAAATAAAAGCCAAAGATCAGCAGTTAACCATCACTGGAATATCTAAAGAAGAACAGGCGATTTATGTCTACTTAAACCAGGATATAGCACAAAAAGTCACTGGTAATAAAGTAAGCGCTATCTACGCTAGATCACATGTAAGCCCAAATGCCACAGTTGATGAAATAGAAAATCAGGTAGATGGTGTCTCTGTTTTAACTAAATCAGAAAAAGTTGCTGAAATTCAGAAGCAAACCAGCCAGGCACTCTTGTTTATAGGAATTATTGCATGTATAGCTCTGGTTGTGGGAATCATAAGTGTAGTAAATACCATGATGATGAGTGTCATGGAGAGAACAAGAGAATTAGGAGTTTTAAAAGCAATTGGATTTACAAACTGGGAACTAAAAGGAAGTATACTCTTTGAATCCGGTCTTTTAGGGTTCTTAGGGGCAATTTTAGGAGTCATTCTTGGTATTATAGGTATAGTAGTATTTGCAAATATGCTTGACTTTACAGATTATATACCTCAAATGATGCCTGTGTGGTTAATTGGAGGGGTAATTGTAGGATCTACTCTCTTATGTATCCTGGCAGGTTTATATCCGGCAATGCGTGCTTCAAAATTAAATGTTGTGGAGGCTCTTAGACATGAATAA
- a CDS encoding ABC transporter ATP-binding protein produces the protein MNNAVLEFNNVWKTYTMGDELINALAGLNMALEKGSFTAVMGPSGSGKSTFLHVAGILDMPSSGVIKINGKEAKKLSVKEQARLRRNEIGFIFQRFNLMSQLTVLENVMLPMIKEDTKKAIDLLNRMGLGSKSNKYPGQLSGGEQQRVAIARALINDPSIILADEPTGELDTKNADSIMQVLKDLNQNEGVSIVVVTHNQASSDFADEILHMSDGNFVDNGSK, from the coding sequence ATGAATAATGCAGTACTTGAATTTAATAATGTTTGGAAAACTTATACCATGGGAGATGAATTGATAAATGCTTTAGCTGGTTTAAACATGGCTCTGGAGAAAGGTTCCTTTACAGCAGTCATGGGGCCGTCTGGATCCGGCAAATCCACATTTTTGCACGTGGCCGGAATATTAGACATGCCTTCAAGCGGTGTAATTAAAATTAATGGGAAAGAGGCCAAGAAATTATCAGTTAAAGAGCAGGCTAGACTTCGAAGAAATGAAATTGGTTTTATATTTCAGCGTTTTAACCTGATGTCACAGCTTACAGTCCTTGAAAATGTCATGCTCCCTATGATAAAAGAGGATACAAAGAAAGCTATAGACCTTTTAAACAGAATGGGATTGGGCTCAAAATCTAATAAATACCCAGGGCAGCTTTCAGGTGGAGAGCAGCAGCGTGTTGCAATAGCCAGAGCTCTTATAAATGATCCATCAATTATTTTAGCTGATGAACCGACAGGAGAACTTGACACTAAAAATGCAGACTCCATAATGCAGGTCCTCAAAGATCTGAATCAAAATGAAGGAGTAAGCATTGTTGTTGTTACCCATAATCAGGCATCGTCAGATTTTGCAGATGAAATTCTTCATATGAGTGACGGTAATTTCGTTGATAATGGGAGTAAATAG
- a CDS encoding MarR family winged helix-turn-helix transcriptional regulator, whose protein sequence is MTYELELVEAVDKLTELMGNFQNQILSGDLKSFTLRQLYYIELINKHENISVSEIAKMLDVKKSTVSIAINQLIDRGIVTKIQSNEDKRFYFLGLTPKGENIIKIHMQVHKNAIKKILDVLNEDEVENFIKIIGKITASGL, encoded by the coding sequence ATGACTTATGAACTTGAACTGGTAGAGGCAGTTGATAAATTAACCGAACTGATGGGAAACTTCCAGAATCAGATCTTAAGCGGTGATTTAAAAAGTTTCACCCTGCGCCAATTGTATTACATTGAATTAATCAACAAGCATGAAAATATAAGCGTGTCTGAGATAGCAAAGATGCTGGACGTCAAGAAATCTACAGTTTCTATAGCTATTAACCAGTTAATAGATCGAGGCATCGTGACTAAAATTCAATCAAATGAAGATAAACGATTTTATTTCCTCGGGTTAACACCAAAAGGCGAAAATATAATTAAAATACACATGCAAGTTCACAAAAATGCAATTAAAAAGATTTTGGATGTTTTAAATGAAGATGAAGTTGAGAACTTCATTAAAATCATAGGTAAAATTACTGCATCGGGACTGTAA
- a CDS encoding nucleoside deaminase, producing MDKFMQAAMEEAKKGLSEGGIPIGSVLVHKGKIIGQGHNRRVQNGSTILHGEMDALENGGRHSGVFYSECVLYTTLSPCPMCSGAILLYGIPKVIIGENKNFMGEEELLRSRGVNVKVIQDPSCIKMMSDFIETRPKLWNEDIGL from the coding sequence ATGGATAAATTCATGCAAGCAGCGATGGAAGAAGCAAAAAAAGGATTATCTGAAGGAGGCATTCCCATTGGTTCTGTTCTTGTCCATAAAGGCAAAATAATAGGTCAAGGACATAACAGGCGCGTGCAAAATGGAAGCACAATACTTCACGGAGAAATGGACGCGCTAGAGAATGGTGGGCGCCATAGTGGGGTTTTTTACAGTGAGTGTGTTCTTTATACCACATTATCACCATGTCCAATGTGTTCTGGAGCTATTTTGCTTTACGGTATTCCAAAAGTGATAATAGGAGAGAATAAGAACTTCATGGGTGAAGAAGAACTACTTAGATCCAGGGGAGTTAATGTAAAAGTTATTCAAGATCCATCATGTATTAAAATGATGTCAGACTTCATTGAAACACGTCCAAAATTATGGAATGAAGATATAGGTTTATAA
- the hacA gene encoding homoaconitase large subunit — MSMTIAEKIFAKASGKKEVEAGDVVMANIDVAMTHDLTGPLSVEAFEKIGVPKVWDPEKIVILFDHQVPADSLDAVTNHMIMRKFVKEQGITNFYDVREGVCHQVLPEKGHVVPGEIVVGTDSHTCTHGALGAFATGIGSTDMSMVFATGKLWFKVPETIKFNIEGTLPEHTYAKDVVLNIIGQIGADGATYKACQFAGETTSNMSVSDRMVMCNMAIEMGGKTGLVEPDQKTVNYLKNHTNKSYNIIKGDDDAASLEIMDIDVSELEPQIACPHNVDNVHGISEVEGTPIDQVFLGSCTNGRIQDLRDAAKILKGNKVSNSIRMLVIPASREVYTKALNEGLMNIFVDSGALVCNPCCGPCLGGHVGLIGPGEVSLSTSNRNFKGRQGSSEGEVYLSSAAVAAASAITGKIEDPRNL, encoded by the coding sequence ATGTCTATGACAATAGCAGAAAAAATATTTGCAAAGGCTTCCGGTAAAAAAGAGGTCGAGGCTGGAGATGTAGTCATGGCCAACATCGATGTTGCAATGACCCACGACCTTACAGGCCCTCTATCTGTGGAAGCTTTTGAGAAGATAGGAGTTCCTAAAGTATGGGATCCTGAGAAAATTGTAATTCTTTTTGACCATCAAGTACCCGCAGACTCGCTTGATGCAGTCACAAACCATATGATAATGAGAAAATTCGTAAAAGAACAGGGAATAACCAATTTTTACGATGTCAGAGAAGGTGTGTGTCACCAGGTTCTCCCAGAAAAAGGACATGTAGTTCCTGGAGAAATTGTAGTTGGAACTGATTCCCACACCTGTACACACGGAGCCTTAGGAGCTTTTGCAACAGGTATAGGTTCAACCGACATGTCAATGGTTTTTGCAACAGGAAAACTGTGGTTTAAAGTGCCAGAAACAATCAAATTCAACATAGAAGGAACACTCCCAGAACACACCTATGCAAAAGATGTGGTACTCAACATAATAGGTCAGATTGGTGCTGATGGTGCAACATATAAAGCATGTCAGTTTGCAGGTGAAACAACAAGTAACATGTCAGTTTCAGATAGGATGGTTATGTGTAACATGGCTATTGAGATGGGCGGTAAAACAGGGCTCGTTGAGCCAGATCAAAAAACAGTAAACTACCTTAAAAACCATACTAATAAATCTTACAATATAATCAAAGGAGATGATGACGCTGCATCCCTTGAGATTATGGACATAGATGTCAGCGAACTTGAACCACAGATTGCATGCCCACACAATGTGGATAATGTTCACGGTATCTCTGAAGTTGAAGGGACACCTATAGACCAGGTTTTCCTCGGCTCATGTACTAATGGGCGAATTCAGGATCTTAGAGACGCTGCAAAGATTCTTAAAGGAAATAAGGTTTCAAACAGCATCCGGATGCTTGTGATCCCAGCTTCACGTGAAGTTTACACCAAAGCGCTTAACGAAGGGTTAATGAACATTTTCGTAGACTCGGGAGCACTTGTTTGCAACCCGTGCTGCGGACCATGCCTCGGTGGACACGTAGGGCTCATCGGACCCGGAGAAGTCAGCCTCTCAACATCAAACAGGAACTTTAAAGGAAGACAGGGCAGCAGCGAAGGTGAAGTTTACCTGAGTTCTGCAGCAGTTGCAGCAGCATCTGCAATCACCGGAAAAATCGAAGATCCGAGGAATCTATAA
- a CDS encoding prenyltransferase/squalene oxidase repeat-containing protein, with translation MADWLLKFKYDPIKSLLGSKNDAVIYFTTRDLLEEEVEPINNLWELAEVQKILKKQQLDGSWQPKTKKNNSGVKYPLIETWKQFRYLIQQYEMNNSHPAIRKASEYLFSCQTDEGDIRGILANQYAPYYTGAIMYLLIKAGYENDFRIEKGFKWLLDMRQNDGGWVIGSPGMIGTDLSRLEINDLTSNINRESMKAFDKSKPFSAAGTGMVLRAFSVHSDYKHSKLTLKAAELLKSKFFKKDNWTSYQHPDNWVRFQFPFWWTNVISALDSISLIGLPEEDPDIKNALNWIECHQENDGLWKVSYSKIHKSPDNKRLFETRLWLTLTVCRIFKRFYK, from the coding sequence ATGGCTGATTGGCTCTTAAAATTTAAATATGATCCCATTAAATCACTTCTTGGATCAAAAAATGATGCAGTAATTTATTTTACTACGCGAGATTTATTAGAAGAAGAAGTAGAACCCATAAATAATTTATGGGAGTTAGCAGAAGTCCAGAAAATACTTAAAAAGCAGCAGTTAGATGGATCATGGCAACCTAAAACTAAAAAAAATAATTCTGGAGTTAAATATCCTTTAATTGAAACATGGAAGCAGTTTAGATATTTGATCCAACAATACGAAATGAACAATAGCCATCCTGCAATTAGAAAAGCTTCAGAATATTTATTTTCATGCCAAACAGATGAAGGAGATATCAGAGGAATACTCGCAAACCAGTATGCCCCATACTATACTGGAGCAATAATGTACCTGCTAATAAAAGCAGGTTATGAAAATGACTTCCGGATAGAAAAAGGATTTAAATGGCTTCTTGATATGAGACAAAATGACGGCGGATGGGTAATTGGAAGTCCTGGAATGATTGGCACTGATCTTTCGCGGTTGGAGATCAATGATTTAACTTCAAATATAAATAGAGAATCTATGAAAGCCTTTGATAAATCAAAACCATTTTCAGCGGCAGGTACTGGAATGGTCTTAAGGGCATTTTCAGTCCACAGTGATTATAAACATTCTAAACTCACATTAAAAGCTGCTGAACTTTTAAAATCAAAGTTCTTTAAAAAAGATAACTGGACATCATACCAGCACCCAGATAATTGGGTGAGGTTTCAGTTTCCTTTCTGGTGGACCAATGTGATATCTGCACTTGATTCTATTTCATTAATCGGACTTCCCGAAGAAGATCCAGATATTAAAAACGCTTTAAACTGGATTGAATGTCATCAAGAAAATGACGGCTTGTGGAAAGTATCTTACTCAAAAATCCATAAATCTCCAGATAACAAAAGACTATTTGAAACTCGTCTATGGCTTACTTTAACAGTCTGTAGAATTTTTAAGAGATTTTATAAATAG
- a CDS encoding HAAS signaling domain-containing protein, translated as MDKEEYLKKLDKLLKKLPEEDREDLILDYEEHFRIGLENGRTEKEISEALGDPENVAKQIKADYMVKKAEDKPSPGSIIEAVLAVAGLGLFNIIFVAGPSLLLAVVIISLVVAGFAIIVIGILTMLSPLLQVFFPKYIHLPVQGGILGTLIMVVGGIGVTVMGTFFVIVMAYAANRFYKVVIKLLKSNLDDIKKRTEVFK; from the coding sequence ATGGATAAGGAGGAATATCTCAAAAAGCTCGATAAACTGCTTAAAAAATTACCAGAAGAAGACAGAGAAGATCTGATTTTAGACTATGAGGAACACTTTAGAATAGGTTTGGAAAACGGCAGGACTGAAAAAGAAATTTCAGAGGCATTAGGGGATCCTGAAAATGTTGCTAAACAAATTAAAGCAGATTATATGGTCAAAAAAGCCGAAGATAAGCCTTCTCCAGGCAGTATAATTGAAGCAGTGCTGGCAGTGGCAGGACTTGGTCTTTTTAATATAATATTTGTAGCTGGACCTTCTCTGCTGCTTGCAGTGGTTATTATCAGTTTAGTTGTGGCAGGATTTGCAATAATCGTTATAGGAATTTTAACTATGTTGTCGCCTTTATTACAGGTATTTTTCCCAAAGTACATTCATTTGCCTGTACAGGGAGGAATACTGGGAACTTTAATAATGGTGGTAGGTGGTATTGGCGTAACAGTAATGGGTACATTTTTTGTAATAGTTATGGCATATGCAGCCAACAGGTTCTACAAAGTAGTAATTAAACTATTAAAATCCAATTTGGATGATATAAAAAAACGAACTGAGGTATTTAAATAA
- a CDS encoding class I SAM-dependent methyltransferase, translating to MEQIDKNRFHLQKMAVNYDKMCQLMVPGYDFLQNAVIDILKFENMEKIVLLDLGAGSGILIEKVLKEFPDSTCYYIDSSDEFMSVAKEKLQKYKDRVNYIKSDFCRNWESEITVKPTVITSMSAIHHLQTENKKKLYQKCYDVLEEGGWFFNIDEMKTVTEDAYLKNLYYWVHHAKEQKYIVSDDLSSPYEAWMEKFSNWKKRNLDNAHLPKQEGNDIHEPFLAQLDCLKEIGFTETDIFSKHLLWCLIGGKKSF from the coding sequence ATGGAACAAATAGATAAAAACCGCTTTCACCTGCAGAAAATGGCAGTTAACTATGATAAAATGTGCCAGCTAATGGTACCAGGATATGATTTCCTGCAGAACGCCGTTATAGACATCTTAAAATTTGAAAACATGGAAAAAATAGTCCTTTTAGATTTAGGAGCTGGAAGCGGCATTTTAATTGAAAAAGTACTGAAAGAGTTTCCAGATTCAACCTGCTACTATATAGATTCCTCTGATGAGTTCATGTCTGTTGCAAAGGAAAAGTTACAGAAATACAAAGATAGAGTGAATTATATCAAGTCGGATTTTTGCAGAAACTGGGAATCAGAAATTACCGTAAAACCTACCGTAATTACATCCATGTCTGCAATTCACCACCTTCAAACTGAAAATAAAAAGAAATTGTACCAGAAATGTTATGATGTGCTGGAAGAAGGCGGCTGGTTTTTTAATATCGATGAAATGAAAACCGTAACTGAAGATGCATACCTAAAAAACCTTTATTATTGGGTTCATCATGCTAAAGAACAAAAATATATAGTTTCTGATGATTTATCCAGCCCTTATGAAGCATGGATGGAAAAATTCAGCAACTGGAAAAAAAGAAATTTAGATAACGCCCATCTTCCTAAACAGGAAGGAAATGACATTCATGAGCCTTTTTTAGCTCAATTAGACTGCTTAAAAGAGATAGGTTTTACTGAAACTGATATATTCTCTAAGCACCTGTTATGGTGTTTAATAGGCGGTAAAAAATCATTTTAA
- a CDS encoding PadR family transcriptional regulator, protein MNAQFKKGVLELCVLVLLDRKDCYGYEMVDEISKNISISEGTIYPLLRRLKKEGLVSSYLKESQDGPPRKYYQITEMGKEKKENLVAEWNEFSAAVTNLLN, encoded by the coding sequence ATGAATGCTCAATTTAAAAAAGGGGTACTGGAACTTTGTGTGTTGGTGCTTCTTGACAGAAAGGACTGTTATGGTTACGAAATGGTTGATGAAATATCTAAAAATATTTCAATTTCGGAAGGCACTATCTATCCTCTTTTAAGACGGCTAAAAAAGGAAGGTTTAGTAAGCTCTTATTTAAAAGAGTCTCAGGATGGCCCTCCTAGAAAATATTACCAGATAACAGAGATGGGAAAAGAAAAAAAGGAAAATTTAGTTGCAGAATGGAATGAATTTTCTGCAGCTGTTACTAATTTACTTAATTAA
- a CDS encoding ArsR/SmtB family transcription factor gives MDKFMWGILAGTKGATNRARIIDELKNRPYNVNQLAEKLELDYKTVKHHIRVLERNNMVTSTGKKYGALYFLSDKMEQNYDSFQEIWEEFRKSNEACAIYDHAS, from the coding sequence ATGGATAAATTTATGTGGGGGATACTTGCAGGTACTAAAGGTGCAACAAATCGTGCTAGAATTATAGATGAGCTGAAAAATAGGCCTTATAATGTCAATCAACTTGCTGAAAAGCTTGAACTTGATTATAAAACTGTAAAACATCATATTCGAGTTTTAGAAAGAAATAACATGGTCACATCAACCGGAAAGAAGTACGGTGCTTTGTACTTCCTTTCAGATAAAATGGAACAAAACTACGATAGTTTTCAGGAGATATGGGAAGAATTCAGAAAATCTAATGAAGCATGTGCCATTTATGATCACGCCTCCTGA
- a CDS encoding GNAT family N-acetyltransferase, with the protein MKFLKLDINKHDLNKVSELIYETELTVFKQLLGKNESEAVQNIKKLVKSGNNSFGHEHIHVVVDDDENMLGILVSFCGRETSLWNDFKEYSKVLRFYNFLKYAVKGTLISELLTASVGKNDYYLSNIAVDPQFRGQGIGTYILESAFKAAEKKGCKRVLLDVTLNNEGARRLYERFGFKVYSKKDPKLIFKGKGTLNMEHFVD; encoded by the coding sequence ATGAAGTTTTTAAAGCTTGATATTAATAAACATGACTTGAATAAAGTTTCTGAATTAATTTATGAGACAGAATTAACAGTATTTAAACAGTTACTTGGAAAAAATGAAAGTGAAGCGGTCCAGAATATTAAAAAGCTTGTAAAGTCAGGTAATAACTCATTTGGACATGAACATATCCACGTGGTAGTTGATGATGATGAAAATATGTTGGGGATTCTGGTTTCATTTTGCGGTAGAGAAACGAGTTTATGGAATGATTTTAAAGAATATTCTAAAGTATTGAGGTTTTATAACTTTTTAAAATATGCAGTAAAAGGAACATTAATAAGTGAACTGCTTACAGCCAGTGTGGGTAAAAATGATTACTATTTGAGTAATATTGCAGTTGATCCACAATTTAGAGGTCAGGGAATTGGAACTTACATCTTAGAGAGCGCATTTAAGGCTGCAGAAAAGAAAGGATGCAAACGGGTTCTCCTTGATGTTACTTTAAATAATGAAGGCGCTAGAAGATTATACGAAAGGTTTGGATTTAAAGTTTATAGTAAAAAGGATCCTAAATTGATTTTTAAGGGTAAAGGTACTTTAAATATGGAGCATTTTGTTGATTAA
- a CDS encoding GNAT family N-acetyltransferase, translated as MIREATLDDTESIVDLWEELMNFHIQKSSIYDIKPDAQQIYEFYLKKILKSHESIVLVCEIENNIVGYLMAEESQLPPVYKEDKIGTIVEICITEKHRNKGIGEELVTQIEKWFITKDIYTIECVISDFNEISKGFWFKNKYKPYNLICLKKIS; from the coding sequence ATGATAAGAGAAGCAACTTTAGATGACACAGAATCAATTGTAGATTTATGGGAAGAACTGATGAATTTTCATATCCAAAAAAGCAGCATATATGATATTAAACCAGATGCCCAGCAAATTTACGAATTTTATCTTAAAAAAATCCTTAAAAGTCATGAAAGTATAGTTCTAGTCTGCGAAATTGAAAATAACATTGTAGGTTATTTAATGGCTGAAGAATCGCAGCTTCCACCTGTTTATAAAGAAGACAAGATAGGAACCATAGTAGAAATATGCATAACCGAAAAGCATCGAAATAAAGGAATTGGAGAAGAATTAGTGACACAAATAGAAAAATGGTTTATAACTAAAGATATTTACACAATTGAATGTGTAATTTCAGATTTTAATGAAATATCAAAAGGTTTCTGGTTTAAAAACAAGTATAAACCTTATAATTTGATATGTCTTAAGAAAATAAGCTGA
- a CDS encoding 3-isopropylmalate dehydratase small subunit: MKGRAWKFGNDIDTDLILPGRYLVLRCESDLAQHLMEGADPEFPKKVKKGDIIVGGKNFGCGSSREHAPIAMKGAGISAVVAESFARIFYRNAINLGIPLIEIKDISKHVSQGDELEIDMEKGILKNLTTGEEFTIKGLPGFMRNILDKGGLIPYLKEEIAKGEL, from the coding sequence ATGAAAGGAAGAGCATGGAAATTTGGAAATGATATAGATACAGATCTGATTCTCCCTGGAAGATATCTTGTTTTAAGATGTGAATCAGACCTTGCACAGCATTTAATGGAAGGAGCAGACCCAGAATTCCCCAAAAAAGTAAAAAAAGGAGATATAATTGTTGGAGGTAAGAATTTCGGCTGCGGCTCATCAAGAGAGCATGCACCTATCGCAATGAAAGGCGCAGGTATCTCTGCAGTAGTTGCAGAATCATTCGCAAGAATATTCTATCGAAACGCCATAAACCTTGGTATACCACTTATAGAAATAAAAGACATCTCCAAACATGTTTCGCAAGGAGATGAACTTGAAATAGATATGGAGAAGGGAATTCTAAAGAATTTAACCACTGGAGAAGAATTCACCATCAAAGGATTACCTGGATTCATGCGTAATATACTGGATAAAGGAGGGCTTATCCCCTACTTAAAAGAAGAAATTGCTAAAGGTGAATTATAG
- a CDS encoding DUF4332 domain-containing protein has translation MTDSYYIDLEKYPLNKFKQELTESDLLPSRRILKEQIDNRFKILESKGIKNLNDLLISLKTPKKAKEFADKSSLPQDYILILRREVNSYLPKPVNLEKFPGIEKDTLSKLNNMGIKNTAHLFKIIKTPDERVKLAAETKINPEEIVKLTKLTDLSRVKWIGPVFARMFLDSRTDTVEKLSKADAKTLYRKLIEINEEKGYTKGRFIESDVELCIKVSKMVPKAIYY, from the coding sequence ATGACTGACAGCTATTATATTGACCTTGAAAAGTATCCATTAAATAAATTTAAGCAGGAACTAACAGAATCAGACCTTCTTCCAAGCAGGAGAATATTAAAAGAGCAAATTGATAATAGATTTAAAATTTTAGAAAGTAAAGGAATTAAAAATCTTAATGATCTATTAATCTCACTGAAAACTCCCAAAAAAGCCAAAGAATTTGCGGATAAATCAAGTTTGCCTCAAGATTATATTTTAATTTTAAGAAGAGAAGTAAACAGTTATCTGCCAAAACCCGTGAATCTTGAAAAGTTTCCAGGCATTGAAAAAGATACTTTAAGCAAATTAAACAATATGGGCATTAAAAATACTGCCCACTTATTTAAAATAATTAAAACTCCTGATGAGAGAGTCAAGTTAGCTGCCGAAACTAAGATAAATCCAGAAGAAATAGTAAAATTAACCAAATTAACTGATTTGTCACGGGTTAAATGGATTGGTCCAGTTTTTGCACGTATGTTTTTAGATTCTAGAACGGATACTGTAGAAAAACTATCAAAAGCAGATGCAAAAACTCTTTATAGAAAACTTATTGAAATTAATGAGGAAAAAGGATATACAAAGGGCAGATTTATCGAAAGCGACGTTGAACTCTGCATTAAAGTTTCTAAAATGGTTCCAAAGGCAATATACTACTGA